The Gossypium hirsutum isolate 1008001.06 chromosome D07, Gossypium_hirsutum_v2.1, whole genome shotgun sequence genome includes the window taattgttaaaagtttaaatacataaaaaaacattaaatatttttaatataaaacacaaaatgtatttgataaattttaaaataataaaagttcaaTCTCAATTTATTATCCAGAAAATGTCAACTTATTTCATCGATAGCTTATTTGATTCCAATTTTTCTTTATCATAATTAAGGTATTCACCGCCGATAATAATGACTAATCTCCTAATTATGGGTGTTCTTCAAAAAGGTAAACAAATAGTCATGAAATGTATTCCATTTCTATGAGCATGGACCACATAGTTAAGGGATGAGATGAGAAATCATCACCTTCTCATAGTTGATTCGAATTTCTTAATAGATCTTTCTCTACATTCATGTTCTATGTTGAGTAAATACGATAAAAAATGCTATTAATATAATGTTTAAACTAAAAActaattatatttgttttattaataatattaattcaaaaaatacGTTGAGAAATAACTTTATATTTGATCCTACCAAAGCAAAAAATATTACTTAGCTCTTACGGCatagaaattatttatttcaaaactcaaaataataatattattaaatgtatttataatataactaatttatttaCATAAGtttttcaaatatcaaaataacatatCGAGTCTTAACTCAATTAGTAAAGGTATTGTTGTTAATACAGGAGAACGTGGATTTAAGTGCGCtgattatctttctatttatgggttggggagggattatagataattttaggcattatataagagaaaatatatatcaaaacaacaaaaattgaagAGTGGATCtacaacatgttcatattttaagcattatataaatatatttttttataaattacgtttaataataattttttatattaattatataaaactaaaatattttgtcaaaaataaaattaatgtgcACGTGACGTTAAAGAACTAGTGTAATAAAAATATAGTGTGAATAAAAATGAAGAacgtataattttttattaaaaaaaaccatatAATTTTAACACCaccaattaaaattttgatttttatacgATAATATCCAATTATAACACCAAAATTAGAGGGATTTGAATTGATGAGCCTTTTCCTACCCACACAATCATAGGCAATCATGGACATTGGAGGCTTGCAATGGAGAAATAGTGTTTGCATGGAAAAGTAAACAATGCCTAGAAGGGCACAAATCATGGCAGAGTGTAGCTTCAATTTCTTCTTGTATTTAGTGTTTTGATTAGACACCCCACACCGCTCTCCTTTTCATTATTTGTCTTTGTGTGAGACCTGAAACTTGCTGACACACCCCCCCGCCCTTTACATtaacctttttcatttttcaccagttgatgatgatgctgcaCTCAAAGCCACAGGAACACAAAGAAGAAAGCCTCTAATCGTTAAagaatttcaattaaaatatatctaGTGGAATGTCAGACAATGTCAGTCCGTGGATAAACAAGGCAGAGAAAAATTAAATGCCAACAGATAAAGACAGAAAAAAGAAGCCAAAACTCTAGCTTCtaactcaaatttattttttctggCCATATCGCAAGTACTGTTTTGTGCCAATCTCGTGGATTAATATCAACTGAAATCGGAAAACAATGGCGTTTAGGCTAAGGAAATGTACCCCAAAAGTAGGATAGGAATAGGATATTCAGTAATGAAAATTTATTTCTGTACAGGTAGTAGATGGAAGAAGAGAAAGAGGATGACAAAATTTTCCGGCAGATAACACTAAcaatatatatttgtacaaacaagGATAACGAACCACAGATTTTTCTGCCGGTAAACATCACAAGAAAATCAGCAGCTGAGTGCCTCATATTTCACTTGGAGTGGACGATTGAACCCAACCTGTGATAATAGATTCCCAACTGCAGCTAGATCCCTGCAAAATACACCTTGAAACACGTTTGTGTTGGAACTAACCGCGTTGGTCTTGCTTTCACTGCGGTTACCCCTGTTATTGCAACCTGATGGATTTGTTGAAGAAGTGGGACTAGTTTCAGGTTCCAATTTAGAGTTACAATACTGGGTTTGCTGCACATGAATTGCTGCCTGTGCTGCTTGTAAAGCAGCTGCAGCTTTCTTCCTTTGCCTCTCAGCCGATTCTTCATCCATAATCGTGGACATAACGCTGGCATAACCTTTTTGAAGCAACCTGTAAAGAAGCAAAGCCGACATCTTGGCTCTGTCTTTAACCGAGTCGAGGCCACGCTCATCGGCGAACTCACATCGATCAACGAAGTTGGTAGCTTTCTCTGGTTTGTGTCTTAAACAGAGTAGCAAATGAGCCCTCTCTAATTCAGACCTTGAGCATCCACGCCTCAAACCAATCAAGGCATGGTAATCAACGTTTCCGGTCTCCCCAGAAGCAACCCTTTGTTTCAATTGTTGAATTTTAGTGGTTAATGCACAGAGTTTCCCTGGAATCTCCCTGTATCTCACATTGTGACGCTTCCAGGCTGGACCTGGGAGCTTCCTGTCTCGCAAGATGGAATTGTAAAGCAGTTTCAAGTGTTCAAAGTCGTGCAAACAGTCGGGTAAACAGCGGATGGTTTCCAACAGCGATGCCCTGGTGTCAAGGGCTTGGATGCTAGTTGGATCAAGAGCAAGCGTTTTGTTGCAATCCGAGATTGACTCAGCTATGCGACCTGAGGCCTTGTAGGCGTAGGCTCGATGCAAATAACACTCTGCAAGGAAGCCCTGAGGGGCAGGGCGGCGACCGTCTACTATTTTGGAGAAATGGCGGATGGCTTCGGAGTATAGGCCAGCATCTAAGGCCGCAATGGCAGCAGTTCTACGGCGGATGAGGAGCTTGATGTGGGATAGAAGCTGGGAAATGCTTTCGGATTCGGAGAAAGATGTAGGATTGTGTGGAGGCGTGGAAGGAGGTGTTGTGGCAGCAGAGGAGATGTCTGAAAGGACAATAGCGTTGGGGAGGGAGAAGCTATCGTCGGACCAACAAATGCTCTCACGGCGGAACGCGGCGGAAGCGAGGCGTTTGCCTGTTTGGAGGAGAACCATGGCGTCCTCCATTAAGCCTAGGTGGCAACATGCTTGGCCTAGAACCAAGTACCTGTACCACAATTTTCAGTTCAATCGAGTTAAACACATGTTAACTATTATTAATTCAAGCCTCCAATTACCctaaaattattactattaaaCTTGGGTTGTGAAAATTGACCTCCATTTGCCTTCTTTGTCGCAGCTTTTACACAACCCCGCCATGACTTTCTTCTTCAAGTCCGAAACAGAAAAGCACTTGAAAGACGGGTCACGACTCGATGAGTCAGAGGACGAGTCATTAGAAGGTAAAAGCTTGACTCGCTCCCTGGAGAGCTGGTGAGAGGAGTTATCAGAGGAAACCGAGCCAGAGTCGTCGGTTGAGATTTTGAGACTGGGAATATAGTCTTGAAGCATGTCAACAACATCCCTAAAACGCCTTAGGTAGAGCAAAGATCTCGCTTTGAGTTCAAGAGCAACCTCCAAACGAGGCGAAAGAGCCAAAGCTGCATCAAGAAGATTGAGAGCTGAAGCTACCTCGTTGTGTTCTTGCGTTGCAATGAGGCACCTTGCATCCTTAATGTACTTATCTACAAGCTGCACAGATCAAAGGCAAtgagtttaagaaaaaaaatggaacttTGTTAAAAGACAGACATAATCCAAGATCGAGGCTTTTAAAGCCCTTCTTTTTCTACCTTTCTATTGGTAAGCCACCAGTGTTTCTTCTGATCATTACCACTCAAACATGGAGACACAGCCATGGGTTGTTTTTGTTCTttgctatatccttgttgaggGAGAATAATCAGAATCAATCAAATCAttaacctttcttttcctttcttgcTCTCAAAGTATACATATAGAGAGACAGAGCGAAAGGGGATAGAGGGAAATGGGAACTGAATGGGGGGGGGGAGAGACTATGAGAGGAAAATGGAGGAAAGGGTTGATATTTAAATCTGCAAATGATACAAAGAAAGCGTAGTAAATAAGGGAAAATTGCCAGCTTTGACCTCAGAGAAAGCTTTGATTCTTAAACTTGATAGCTGGCAAGGCACCATACCATTTTAGATTCTCTCTCTTCACTATGCGCTATTATGTGGCTTCTGAAAAACCAAAGTTATAAATTCGATAAACTGGTTTATCCAGTAAATGCATGAATCTAACCGGAAAAATCCGGTGAATCGTCACGGGTCCTCGGGTTCAACTACAAGGTGGTCAGGGGAAAAAGATAAGACGGCAACAAATCCCCCCACCCCAGCCCCcaaaaagtaagttaaaaagATAGTGTAGAAACCTCTTCTTCCACCACTTTTTTATTTTCTGATCGCATTGGAAATGCCTAAAAATCCTCACctttttctaatttgttttaGAGTGCTTTTCACCACCGAATCGCATGATTTGTCATTAACATTTTAACACGTCACGGTACATTTAAGGCTGGCGCGCGGTGCCGCACTGCTCACCACACATTTCTCATATGCCTGCTACCACCAACACTTCTACTCTATGGTGAGCCACTTTGTAGTTCGGAAACTTTAAGGTTTTTCCCTTCACTTACTGTTTTTTCTTCAACGATTTTAATCCTTCAACATTGTTTAATCACCATATTGGACATCAGTTTATTAAAGGAAACATGAGGGATAAAAAGAAGATGACCCTTCTTTCCTAAGCCACATGAAAACAAGAatcatgctttatttttatttttattttcttttggggGAGAGGACttggttttcttttaatttcaccCACATTGATTAATGAATGCAGATGAAGATGGATACATGTGCCACATGGGTTTGTCTTAAAGGCTATATGATCTCCTTCTCCATCTCCATCTCTAGCTTTAACTTTTGTTTGCCCCCACAACAAAAAAACAACAGCTCCTGCAATCTCGTGCATCCCCATCCCCATCCCCCTTCTTCGCCATGTCATCCTATCTTGCTCTCCACCTGTCATCCTTCTTTATATATGTGCCCCCACATTACTTGGCTTCCATGTCACCCAAATCTTAAGGCAACCAATTTTTGTACCAATTaaaatgcaatattattatttccTTTTAAAAGTAGAGCTGTCATGTTAATTAAAGATTTCAGACtaatatcttttcataatcacttttatttatttattttatggtatGAGATTAATATGTTGAAGCGGGAAACATGTTTGAATAGTGATAACTTTCGGGTTTAAAATATTTGGAGgagaaattctctctttttcttttaacaatttattGGTAACACAAATTCTTTTATCATCTCATCGGTGGTACAatatttattatgtatattaattaaactaagatttttatgcaaaatagGATATAATCATAGATAGAGGAGTTCATAGTGCGATAAGTGATGGGTCTCATTCATCAATACGttcacatttaaataatatttttatccatttttggaattaatttaattttgagatCAATTCCATTAGATTTTTTTACATCATTATAAATGGATGTCTCATTTTTAGCAATTATTTCTATAGTTAGCAGGTTTTTAATATTTAGTGCACCACTTCAGTTTTTAATCTACTTTTTgttagttttgtaaaaatttaatttctcctagaatcaaaatcattttaatataaactattaagattttaaaattaaacatatatgtTATtatcgtgttttaattttattatattattttaaatttaaaaataatttaaaatattttaattaataagtacAATTAATTCAACATAGTACAAATAAAAAAAGACTAATTATTAGATATATTATGCATAATAAAAGGAAGATACATAACTAGCACTAATACATGTGTTTAGTCATGTATCTAACACGTGTTctacaaatatttttcataaataattaaacttattagttttaaaattttattatattttgaaatagaaagtttttatttaggtcttttaaaatttttaaaattttaaattagtaaagataaaattacactttagccccttaaaatgataaaaatttgatttaatcctttaaaaattataaagatataggccaTTAAAAacgtgaaattgtatttttattatcgtaaaaattacaaattaatttcgacccctaaaaaaatttctgaCTTCACCCCTAAATAGATGGATTCTCCCCCAAAATTATTATAGCTAGTTAGTTTGAGTTGGCTTAATCAATTTAGTGctaattattattgatttttactaatacccaaataaaatattcatttaataGCTTAATTATGACCCCAAAAGAGCTCCATCTCAAAATAAAGCAAAAGCTCAAGACCTAAAACTTTGCAAAGAGCCTTCACACTAGTGTTAACCCTTAACATGTGTCACACAAATGCTCCTCCTCAAATAGAAAATTCTACACCATTCAAGAATCTCACATCAGTGCTTCTCCCCAAATTTTCTAGCTTCTCCCTTGAATAGGTGGAAACATTTGGTCAAGCCATAAATCAACTATAAATACTAAGTTTTATTCTCACATGTATAACCtcacacacacatatacacacacattaCTATATTATCATTTACAATTTTCCTTCCTCGTTACCAGAATATTGACTTAAGCATTGAGAGTGTTTTGGAGCATAAACTCCAACACCTCTTAGCTCACCCATGTCTTGTAGATTATCGGCTACAAAACCCAATTAAGTGGCCACTATAGAGAGCTTTTTGATGGAGAGAGAAAGTGTTGCAAACAAGTGAATGAGATGTACCGAAAGAAGGCGAAGAGGAGGGATAGAGTAGATCCGATAACACTGAGTGCAACGACATGTGGTGGTCGATAAGGTTGAGAAAGGGAGATATGGCTCATGAtaaggctaaacaaagaaaataagttGAGAGAATTTTAGGGAGAGAGCTTTAAGAATCAAAATGTTAAAGTGCCAAAAGTCCTTTCACCAGTTGTGAAAAGCTCTTATTATAGTGTTTCAAGAATAAAAGCTACAAAGCTGATGATTAATGAGAGTAATGATAGATATTTTTCAGTTACAAAGGTGTTAGTTCTTTCTACTATGAAAGGATTTTGTAGATGAtagtaaattgtaaataaaaaatcaCTATGTTTTTGAAATAATGGAGAAATACTCAATATTACATGAAAAGGCTAAAAGAAAAGCCTCTTAACTACCTCCATGTTTGATCCACCAAGTTAAGCTCTCCAGAACATCCCAAGAGTGAAGATAACCTGAGAACCTTGCCATATTCTAGGGTTACTTCCATTTTTTCTACTTTGTTAAAATGGTACCGTGTGGAACATCTTTCATGGAACATctcttgaaatgctagataatgGTTGTTCTTGGATGAGATTTATTCTTGAATAATGGCTAGTTCGACTTGTTCCAAATGTTAGTTGTTCTCAACATAGTTGTTCTCAATATAGAGATTGTTATGAATAAGAACTATTCTATAATGATGATTTTCTTAGTAGAGCTTGTTCTGAATAATGGCTTTTCGGGAAAAAAAATTGTTCTAAATACAAGTTGTTCCAAAACATGGTTGTTCTAAACATAGTTATTCCTAAAACGTCATTATTCTAAACAAAAGCTATTTCGAACTTTAGTTGTTCTCAACAAGAGTTGTTTTCTAATAACAACTACACTGGATGTCAGCTTTTCTAACTAAAGCCCTGTTCTGAACATAGCTATTCTTGACATTATAGCACCCCTTACTCTGCTTGATCGTTGAACCTGAGTTACGGGATGCTACTACAGTTATcgaaacatttcacattcaaaaaCTCAACAAAAATTCATTCAATCCTCATTTCTTAACATTAATGCATGCATGACACGTTATACAAGTAAATTAAAAAACTCAATTGAGCTTACGAATGCTCCAAAGTTGACCCAAGCATGAATATTGACCAaactaaaaatttttcaaagtttgagcAGAGGCATCGATACTCAAGTCCAGTATCAATAACATATCTAATTTCAATGTTTTAAAAGTCAAGTTAGAATACGCAAGTATCGGTACTCAAGttaggtatcgataccattttaacATTCTtccaatttcaaattttgaaaagagatAATTTTATCGATACCTTTATATGTATCGTTCCTtgggaaaataaatatttgtactTCTATGGATCTAGATATCAAATTGGCATTCTGTTGATTTAAAATACTGTTCATTTGGTAAAGTGCCGATACTTCATTCAATAGTATCGATACTTCTTGCCAAAAGGTTAAAAAATCTCATGTTTTGGTACTCTTTCATGATTAAAAACAGGACTAAACATAATAGACGCCTTAGACACAATACAACCTACAAAAAGATCAATTTAGACCATGCTAATATATTACAATCATCCATTTCTCACTCCATAATTTCATCATGTTCTAAATCAGTATTCAACATATACATTACCAACACCATTCGTACCAACTTATCTATGCTTAATTCAATACATGACAAATTCACTTGCCAACTAAACATACAATTGCCCATTCACAAGATTAATCAACCACTAAGCCTCAATTAGGTACATGAAAACCATATCAACTTAAAATAATCATCACTTACATAAACATTTAATACACTTCACTTTCATCTAATACTTAAGCATTCCATCACCAACCATGTCAAATGTATACCTCAACCATATTTAGCACATAGCCATTATGCATATTTATATACACAACATGCTTCCAAAATCAAGCGTATCACTAATTCAGACTCATAAGTATTCAATGTAAACATATATGCAAAACATCTCCTATATATATGCCACATAATCGGGTCCAAAACGATAAAAAAAACTATCAAATAGAAGGCTTGATAGTGTAAGCTCCAAAGTAATCCGATCACCTCGTTTCGCAAAAGACAACTAGAAAACATGAAACATAATCGAGTAAGtatttcaaatgcttagtaagtttataggtTAATAAACAATGAAATCACCTCAATTCACAAATAGCAATACAAATAGCTAACTACGAAACTTTCTTGTTTTCACATTTCATAAACATAAGGTGAGTATATCAcaaacacataatataacatcTCAATCTATTtcttaaaaatacaataaaatttcatttcgtcAAAACTatcaattatatatgtatatatacatcatCCATAAAAATTCAATCACTTATATTTAAGtcaattcacattcattcaattatcttttcttttaaacCAATTGGCATGACGAACTATGAGTAACATATATGGATACACAGGTAACCACCAGTACACACCAAATTGCTCATTTGAGCGATAACTCCAAACACattgataagtgataaaagtaacataatttaatctcgttcttaatgcgtttttggatgattatttatgtaaattggtgaattttatgcttctaatcctttgattcttgtttctatacttaggagagaatttgggagcaaaaggagcaaaaaacaTGAGTGAAAATCGGACAAATAGAGTAGATTTCAAGAGCCACATAGCTGTGTGCCAAACCGTGTCGATTTCGTGACTTGCATTCCAAACAGGCAGAAAAAcgtaatttttaggctttctgggcattctaaagtctataaataccaactAGAAGAAGAGAAGAGTGAGCCAACAGAGAATATtaaagaaaacaactcaaaaaacaccattgGAGCTaactctgaagcagatttccatcaagattgaagacctcCTTGTAATTTCTTTTGAtctttttatgagtttctttatttcttctgGTTATTCTGTCTTTAAGATGTTTTTATTCACAATCATGAACTAAtttcctagatacctagggaataTAAACCTtatgatgaattttattatttgatttctattttacgcgataaatacttgattcttgttctcagttatgtgtgcttatctcttgttttaatatttttgggatattaattcttgtttaatgtgcttaaatcagaagaagaaaagtccatgtttaagagtaggtctagcataattgagtggagttgcaagcaatcctagaaataggacgacctaaatctatcggattagagtcaaatctaatagggtaatccatagattgagttaatgctaTAATAGGGGATTTAATtggaaagaaatttcaattaattaacctagagttagttgctcttactctcgaaagagatattagcataatttagggatttctatggatcaagataccaagtggatgaattttttaattcagattcataatgaTAGATAAAGTCTAGATGGACtatttcctgggtattgtctcgcTTATtggttattatttaattattttcttgatttattctctgctgagttctttagttaaattaatttagtaatctTAGTTTAAAACAATCACTCCAAATTGTCGGCTTAATAATAGGAAAACGATAAATACTAacacttttagtcctcgtggatacgatatctctACTCACTGTAGTtatactatttatcgataggtgcacttaCCTTTTTCGTATTGTTAATTAGCCTCGGGAAACATCACACACGTTAGCACCGAAGTGCTAAGCCCATAGGCATCATCTGTCCTAAGATAATACATCCCTCTAGAACACACTAGGGTCTCCATAGAGACAATCAATAACAGTGGTCTTCGTAGAGATAAGACTCTgtaatccacaacaaatgttggattctGATTTAAATAGTGAATTCTCCGTGTGTCAGTATCGTCTCATATCATAAACCGTACAGTGCACAAATAACTCTAttagcatgccaattgtatcctatcccaTCTTAAGTTCATCAGAGCACATGTAACACATTagttaatttctttacaattcagTCTATTTCTCACCTTTTTGTACTAATTTGCATACAATTCAAATCAGATTCAAgttatataaattcataattcaaacatatacattacatatacatatatatcatatgaacttacttgtaaaAAAAGCTAACGAGTTGAAGTGTAAGGACTAATCAGTAATTTTTCCATTTCCTCAATTATCTATCGGttgattcaaatcttgatctatatggtaattcatttcaaattagaATTTCAATTAccttaaaacaatttattttatgcatATGGCAATTCcatttcattttacaaaaattccttgaagttttgcattttgttcaatttagtccttaaaaccaaAACTATCATAACTTTCACATTTGAGCAccattttacaattcaattttacaatttattcattttagtccctatactcaaaAGTTAGCATTTAACTTTACAAATTACTCcatttttcatttctaagcttatcaactaacatattaacacaaaaaacttccaaaatcatcaatgACAATATAGacaatctttaacaatttcaaaaattgacaCACGAGTTAGCTAAATCGAGTTtcaacaatcacaaaaatataaaattcatgaaaaacggGCTTTGGGAGACTTACCATGCAAGGCTGAGCCTTTAAACTCTCCCAAGCTCTCTTTCAATAGTGGAATCCAATGGAAGGGGAAGATGAACATACTATCTTCTCTTTCATTCCACCTTTAACtaattgttttcttttaattattgttattaattttaaattatactaatTTTAACACATTTTAATTCACTAAAGTCTACCCAATCGTCCACAATTATAAAATATGGAATAATTGCCACTTAAATCCTCAAACAATTACCATTTGAgcctttttaactaataaaaatcaatagcgattaacttttagaatttttatgatttagtctttgtaccttaattactaactgttcaaaaaaaaattacaggATCGAAATTCAATATAACTTTAtaatagactcgtaaatattaataaacaatattcACTAATTCGAATATCAGAAAATGGGGTTCCGAAACTACCGTTTCTGGCACCACTAGAAACGGGCTGTTATAGATAGTTATTCTTAAACAGCAATTGTTTTGAATAATAACTATTCTAAACAAGAGTTGTTGCTCCAAAAAAGATATTAAGTGAATCAAAAATGCTAATTGTTTCACGCTTAGTagtacaattttttaaaatataatatgattaATCTTAAGAAAGTGATAAAATGTTAGTAGCCAAAACTAAGTATCCATAGCCACAAAACTAAATCTACTTTACTTTCCAAACTCAACAAAAATGACATCAACAATTGATACCTCCTATGGGAAATGAGCAAATATTCATGACTCAATCCCCTTGTAGTTATTTCATATTATTCTTTGGGTTTCATCTCTCTTATTTTATTTGGAATTTCCTCTAATGTTCTTTTTGGGGTTCTATattgcttattttatttttaggtttctTTTGTATtaactttttctatttttgggGTTCTTGAACTCAACAAATCTCATATTTATTTTTGGGCTTTTTTGTTTCTTATATATTAACTTTCAACTTCTAGTACCTCAAATTTAAGCTTTGGCTTTGTTTTCGTTTCTTCCAATTCTCCGCAGTTTACTATATATAGCTTATTACAGcccaattatgttatgtttttgggTGCACATATCTTTACATATTCCCACAACTTTGTGCACACATTACAACTCTAGTATCCTTTGCAACTATGTTTTGCAAATCTTACTTTGTAACCTCTTTAGATTTGTTTTGCTAACCCCATTCTACAACTTTTGTAACTTTGCTTTATAGATTATGCTATGCAACCTCCACAGCTTTATTCAATAGTTATGTTATGTTGGTTTATTTCTTTTCTTCGGAACTCGCACCACAGCCTCTACAATTTAGCCTTGTAGATTTATTATCTTTGTTTTTTCTCCTATACTATTTTGGTACTCATCTCTACTTTATAGTCTTTGCAACTTTACGCTGTAAAtatcttattttgatattttctaGCTTTTTGTAGTTCTCTTCAACTTCCTATAACCTCTATATTCTTGCAACTTTCTACACATATGTTATGTTGATTTCCTCAAGCTTCTCTTGACTTATTGTAGCTTTGAATTTTTGCCATGATTTTTCGAGTTTTTATAGCTTATAATGTTGCTTTACTCATAATTCTACAACTCAAATTCTATGGTCTAGATTTTGTAGTTTAGATTCCATGGTGACAATTCTATAACACAATGATTCAATGGCCATGACTCTACAACCATGATTCTGTAGCTCCAATGATGCAATCTTTATATCAAGTTAAGTTTCTTTAAGCTCCCTACAACTTCGGCTTTGTTATCTTTTTGTAACATCATGCAAATTTGAC containing:
- the LOC107954357 gene encoding uncharacterized protein, yielding MAVSPCLSGNDQKKHWWLTNRKLVDKYIKDARCLIATQEHNEVASALNLLDAALALSPRLEVALELKARSLLYLRRFRDVVDMLQDYIPSLKISTDDSGSVSSDNSSHQLSRERVKLLPSNDSSSDSSSRDPSFKCFSVSDLKKKVMAGLCKSCDKEGKWRYLVLGQACCHLGLMEDAMVLLQTGKRLASAAFRRESICWSDDSFSLPNAIVLSDISSAATTPPSTPPHNPTSFSESESISQLLSHIKLLIRRRTAAIAALDAGLYSEAIRHFSKIVDGRRPAPQGFLAECYLHRAYAYKASGRIAESISDCNKTLALDPTSIQALDTRASLLETIRCLPDCLHDFEHLKLLYNSILRDRKLPGPAWKRHNVRYREIPGKLCALTTKIQQLKQRVASGETGNVDYHALIGLRRGCSRSELERAHLLLCLRHKPEKATNFVDRCEFADERGLDSVKDRAKMSALLLYRLLQKGYASVMSTIMDEESAERQRKKAAAALQAAQAAIHVQQTQYCNSKLEPETSPTSSTNPSGCNNRGNRSESKTNAVSSNTNVFQGVFCRDLAAVGNLLSQVGFNRPLQVKYEALSC